One window of Saimiri boliviensis isolate mSaiBol1 chromosome 4, mSaiBol1.pri, whole genome shotgun sequence genomic DNA carries:
- the HTR1B gene encoding 5-hydroxytryptamine receptor 1B, producing the protein MEEHGAQCAPPPPAGSENRVPEANLSSAPSHNCSAAEGYIYQDSVALPWKVLLVMLLALITLATTLSNAFVIATVYRTRKLHTPANYLIASLAVTDLLVSILVMPISTMYTVTGRWTLGQVVCDFWLSSDITCCTASILHLCVIALDRYWAITDAVEYSAKRTPKRAAVMIALVWVFSISISLPPFFWRQAKAEEEVSDCVVNTDHILYTVYSTVGAFYFPTLLLIALYGRIYVEARSRILKQTPNRTGKRLTRAQLITDSPGSTSSVTSINSRVPDVPSESGSPVYVNQVKVRVSDALLEKKKLMAARERKATKTLGIILGAFIVCWLPFFIISLAMPICKDACWFHLAIFDFFTWLGYLNSLINPIIYTMSNEDFKQAFHKLIRFKCTS; encoded by the coding sequence ATGGAAGAACACGGTGCTCAGTGCGCTCCACCGCCGCCCGCGGGCTCGGAGAACCGGGTTCCTGAAGCCAACCTATCCTCTGCTCCCTCCCACAACTGCAGCGCCGCCGAGGGCTACATTTACCAGGACTCCGTCGCCCTACCCTGGAAAGTACTGCTGGTTATGCTACTGGCGCTCATCACCCTGGCCACCACGCTCTCCAACGCCTTTGTGATTGCCACAGTGTACCGGACCCGGAAGCTGCACACCCCGGCTAACTACCTGATCGCCTCCCTGGCGGTCACCGACCTGCTCGTGTCCATCCTGGTGATGCCCATCAGCACCATGTACACTGTCACCGGCCGCTGGACACTGGGCCAGGTGGTCTGTGACTTCTGGCTGTCGTCGGACATCACTTGTTGCACTGCCTCCATCCTGCACCTCTGTGTCATCGCCCTGGACCGCTACTGGGCCATCACCGACGCCGTGGAGTACTCCGCTAAAAGGACTCCCAAGAGGGCGGCGGTCATGATCGCGCTGGTGTGGGTCTTCTCCATCTCTATCTCGCTGCCGCCCTTCTTCTGGCGTCAGGCCAAGGCCGAAGAGGAGGTGTCGGACTGCGTGGTGAACACCGACCACATCCTCTACACGGTCTACTCCACGGTGGGTGCTTTCTACTTCCCCACCCTGCTCCTCATCGCCCTCTACGGCCGCATCTACGTGGAAGCCCGCTCCCGGATTTTGAAACAGACGCCCAACAGGACCGGCAAGCGCTTGACCCGAGCCCAGCTGATAACCGACTCCCCCGGGTCCACGTCCTCGGTCACCTCTATTAACTCGCGGGTTCCCGACGTGCCCAGCGAATCTGGGTCTCCCGTGTACGTGAACCAAGTCAAAGTGCGAGTCTCCGACGCCCTGCTGGAAAAGAAGAAACTCATGGCCGCTAGGGAGCGCAAAGCCACCAAGACCCTGGGGATCATTTTGGGAGCCTTTATTGTGTGCTGGCTGCCCTTCTTTATCATCTCCCTGGCGATGCCTATCTGCAAAGATGCCTGCTGGTTCCACCTAGCCATCTTTGACTTCTTCACGTGGCTGGGCTATCTCAACTCCCTCATTAACCCCATCATCTATACCATGTCCAATGAGGACTTTAAACAAGCGTTCCATAAACTGATACGTTTTAAGTGCACAAGTTGA